The Lolium perenne isolate Kyuss_39 chromosome 6, Kyuss_2.0, whole genome shotgun sequence genome segment AAGTAATCTAGATATTCAAGTAATCTCAAGGGCGTTAGAAAATATACAAGCGTAGAAATTAATCTTTGCCATTAGATTCTAATAAGGAACAGGTCGTTCAAATTAATTTGAAATTACAATATAAGAGCTCAAGTTCTACCGCCACTTCAAGTTTCAAGAAGAATCGCCCGAAGATAACAGAACATACCATCACAATACTTCGCAGATACCATAAGGTACAAAACAGAAGATCAGGCCGACCACATTTAGTTTAGGTGCAAGCTCAGGTGCTCTTTTAGGAATCCAAAATATAAGCTACATACAATTTACAAAGGAGAAGACAACACGAGCAAAATTTTCCAACGTAGAAAGGTCTTATGATGGAAGAGATACAATGGAGATGCCACAAACAGGACGGCTGATAATCATTGTGAACTTCTCGACAAGCCTGTCATGGATGACCAGCCCATGCACATGTAATCACCGGTCATTCAGCCAAATGACCAAGATGTGCGTCCaagtcatcttcctcatcgtcctCGTCACTAGATCCTTGGGCACCATAGTTGGGGAAAAGAAGCGGGAGGGTATTCAGTGAGAGTGTCTCGATGTATGACTCGTGCTCATAGTCACTGGCTGAGTCCTTGGGTAGCTTTACGTCTTTAAGCCTTGCACACTTCGCTCGCAGTTCTGCATCGATGTGGGCGTTGAAGCACTGACGCAGATCAAGGGACTCAAGGTGGTGGCAGTTGTCGAGGATGGTAGCAAGTGCATTGCTGTGTAGCCGGTTGGCGAAGAGTTGAAGGTGACGTAGCTCACGCATGCTGCTGGCTATGTCCAAGGCTTGGTGGTTGTCAAAAGATTCTTCACATGGAATATTGACCCATCGCTTGTTCAGCCGCAGGCGCTTCAACTGCGGGAATGCTTGGCCAACAGCCTTCATTGAAATTTTGATGGAGCAGGTAGTAAGCTCTAGTTCCTCAAGATGTGGGGATCTCTTGCCCACAGCAACCAAGCCTTTGTCTGAGACCTTCATGCAGTTAACTAGCCGAAGGCTTTTCAAGCCCTTAGTTCTGCAAATCGTAGTACTTCAGTTAGATAAAAGAGCATTGATCAACAACCTGACAGCAAGAACACGCGGTAAGATATCCATAAGTTCCCTAAAGATACAGAAGGTGCACTCTTAAGGGAAAATGGTGGAACAGAAGCTATAATAATTACATATATTGACATATCTTCAGACCAAAAAAATCAAATGCCAaacaagaaaattacaacattaaAATAATTATATATTGCTTATTGAGCTCATCAACTTCTCGCAATTTACCAATTCAAGAAAACGCTTCAGTCCCTTTTGTATCTTTGCGTGGATTGATACTCCACCATACAAGTTGCGTCCAAGCGAAGCAAAACCAACAAATAATAATGCAAGATACCATGCATAAGATGTACGCTCCTCATATAAAAGATAGCTAATCTCATATTGTCAGCTTATATTCCCTAAGCTACATAGTGCTATTTCCCTCCTGCCTTACAAAATAAAAAATACAACGTGGCTATTCATCTAGTCATCTTATATACTTCCCCAAGCTGCATAGTGCAATTTCCCTTCTGAAAAAAAAAACAGCCTAGTGGAGAACTATGGTAGCACAAGTGCACAGCAAAGAAATAAATTCCAGTAATCGATATTTTTGTTTTGGCCATGTTACCATCAACTTAACGAACCATGACAATGAACATTAACCCAAACAATCCCAGCAATACTTTCAAAATTATAAGCTATTTTTGTGACCTTAGTTGGTGATATCAATGACAGGCATGTTGCTGTGAGTGCGTGAATAAAGCAACTACATATTCCTTGAAATCCTCACAGGAGCTGTGAAAAAATATCTTAGACATTCATAAGATAGGCAATTAGAACAGTAGTACAGAATTCAATGAAAAAAATGTTGGTTGGCGGTGCACAATTCCAATGTCTAAATAAACCTGAAGTTAAAGGCCACACATAATATGGATTTAGCAATTGGTCTTATGCCATATGTCAGCTATTAGCCGTGAGACAGTAGTAGAAAATTTCATGAAATCTTTACTTTGAATAAATATGCTTTCATTAACCATCAACCAAAACAGAGAAACACAACCAGAAAACAAACTGGAAGGTTAATTTTTGGAACAGTGGAAGCTTCTGCAGTCTTATACTCTTCTGAAGGAGTTCACCCAAGCATTATCAGTGAACTACACACCAAACCTGGACATCATAGAAGGCAACAAAAACAGCTCTATATACAAGATGGTTATGACCTAGGTAACTGGAAATACAAAAATCAAAGGAAACCCACACTTGGATAGACCATATAATCCACAAAGATGGTAAGAAGTTCACAAAATCTGACGTACACTCCTCACAGAAGAAGACAACCGAACCGCAGAACATGAATCTGCAGTACCCTCTTCACAGACGATGACCAAAGCAAAAAACATTAACCTCTGGTACCCTCTCACAAAAAAGAAGACCAAAGTACAAAACATTAATCCGAGCTATGTTTCTTGCAAAAAGTAACAAGATATCATCGATACTGAAAACCAGAAACACCACTTGCTATATAAACTTGGGTTCTAAAAAGAGATAAGATCTTTGTCAAAACAAGGATGCATCATCCCCATTTTTGGTTCTGTATCTTTCCTATTTTTATAGCAGTGCATCAGAAATAGGTTGTTGAACTAATCTAAAACACACGCACACATTATCTCAATACAAAGCAGCTCAGTGTCGAGCGTCGAGCGACGAGCATCAAAGAACAGGTCAATCATGTCTCGCTTTGCTGACAGTGCATATATCTAGTTCCATGGCTATTCAGTTCACTGGTGAAGGTGTGGACAATACTCCGTTGGACACTACTGCGGGATGATGCATTTGTGTACTATCGAAATTAATTTAACTACACGCAGGTAATACGGATAACACATTGCCAATTGATTTAATCTTGTATTCACAATGATAAAAAAACATTTTGGCATGACAACAACAAAACACCGTGTTAGTAAAACTTACAGGAACATATATCTCTGTGTACGCCACACCaaagataatgataaaaaatggaCTAAACAGAACAAACTCAACCGCCGTCATATAAACAAAGAAGAACCCTTAATTACCTAAAGTTGCACAAAAAACTAGTTTGTAAACACTAAATTTTCATCCTTGAGATACAAACATTCACAAACGGCATAAACCACTCACAAAAGCAATATTTTCACCCTTGTGGACAGGTCAGAGTTTGCGGCTCTTGCAGCAGTCTTGGATGGTCGATATTTTCACCAGGGCAACAATCTCAGAAAGTGATACAGCAACAGGCTCAGCAAGGTGGGGTCATGGTTCTGCATGGCAAGGGTAGTGATCTTTTTCTGGAGGTGGCGGTGTTTTCGGGCCCAATCGGCACAGCCTGATGGGGTCAGTCTTGCCGGTATGTCAGTGCAGGGCCAAGCTGTTAGTGAAGTGACCACAGACTGCGGGCAGTTATCCTCTTATGTGCCCTTTTAGGCGACCAGGAATCTTTTCCAAAGCCAACCAGTGCACAAAATCACTAACTGTGATACGTGTTTTCTGAATCGAAAACCGCtgtgaagcatccgggctgtgcggCACCGTGACTCATGAGCGGGCGGTGAATTTCAGCTAGGCAACCCTAGAGCTGGGTGTGTTTGTGCTCAGCAGTGTGGCGTTGGTCTCATGTTATGTGGGTGACAGGGCTTTCGTTGCCataaggtggtgtatggtttttgGGCCAGTTTTTTGCTTATAAACAGGAACATTCCACTCTTCTTCATGAACTGCAAGAGGACACTTCCCCTTCAACGTTCCAAACAGAAAACTGAATTTCTATATAAAAACCAAGAATAAGGCCCCAGTACTGAAATTAGAATGCTGCCCGTTCCTCTGAAGTTGTCACATGGTAGCATCACTATAAAAAGTATGGCACCTTATTACTTTATTAGCCCCTTTGATCATAACAACAAGATCAGGATCTACCCATGAAGACCGCGATTAGAAATTCAGATAACCGATCACACGGATAAGTATGTCGGGCTGAAGGCCTAAACCAAACCCAAAAAAATCTCACAGTGGGAACAAGTTCCTGATCCACGGCGACCGATAACAATCTTAGAAAGAAGCAGAAGGTGGGTGACAACCTCTTGGAGATGTAGAGGAGCAGCGCGTCGTTGACGAAACAATCGGCGCTGAAATGCTCGAGGCAGCCGTGGGCGCGGTCTACGGCAGCGCGCGCCATGGCTACCATGTCGATGGTGGGGTCGAAGCAGTCGGAGAGGTCCACGCGGCGCCAGAGGTCGGGCTCGCCGGTGGCGACGCGGAGCCAGTTGCGGCACACGACGGCGGTGCCCATGAGCACCTCCGACGCGCCCAGCCGCTTGAACACTGTAAGGAGAGCATCGTCAGGGAGCCCGGCCCAGTCCGGCGCTGGCGCCGGCGGGGGCGGCGCGGTTGCCATGTCGATCTGGCCTAGGGATTTGGAAGCTAGAGCGGTTGCGCGGTGTGAGAGGCCAGTGAAGACTGG includes the following:
- the LOC127307799 gene encoding putative F-box/LRR-repeat protein 23 is translated as MATAPPPPAPAPDWAGLPDDALLTVFKRLGASEVLMGTAVVCRNWLRVATGEPDLWRRVDLSDCFDPTIDMVAMARAAVDRAHGCLEHFSADCFVNDALLLYISKRTKGLKSLRLVNCMKVSDKGLVAVGKRSPHLEELELTTCSIKISMKAVGQAFPQLKRLRLNKRWVNIPCEESFDNHQALDIASSMRELRHLQLFANRLHSNALATILDNCHHLESLDLRQCFNAHIDAELRAKCARLKDVKLPKDSASDYEHESYIETLSLNTLPLLFPNYGAQGSSDEDDEEDDLDAHLGHLAE